The Chryseobacterium sp. LJ668 genome segment AAAAAATACCCAATCTTAAACATCATACTTTGTTCTTTGAAAATGATTTGGATTTGCATACAACAGAAATTTATGATGATAAAAAATGGCCTACAAAACCATTATTTTACGTTTGCTGTCCTTCAAAAACCGATTCTAATGTTGCACCAGAAAATTGTGAAAATATATTTCTTTTAATGCCGGTTGCCACTGGTCTTGAAGATACTGAGGAAGTAAGAGAAAAATATTTTAACGAAATGATTGCCAGGCTCGAAAAACATACGGAAACAACTAATTTAAAATCTAAGTTAGACTATAAAAAAAGTTATTGCATCAAAGATTTCAAAGAAGATTATAACGCATATGGAGGAAATGCATACGGATTGGCCAATACACTCTCTCAAACCGCTGTTTTAAAACCTTCATTAAAAAATAAAAAAGTCAACAATTTATTTTATACCGGGCAATTGACCGTTCCAGGACCGGGAGTTCCACCCTCGATCATTTCAGGAAAAATTGCGGCTCATGAAGCCACCAAATAATTTAGTTATTATGAAAAAACTTTTTGACGATCTATCTTATAAGATCAGTAAACAAACCACTAAACAATACAGTACGAGTTTTTCATTGGGAATTTTGGCTTTGTCACCAAAAATCAGAAATTCAATCTATGCAATTTACGGCTATGTACGTTTGGCTGACGAAATTGTTGACAGCTTTCATGATTTTGACCGTTCTACTCTACTTAGTCGTTTCAGGGAGCAGACCAATCAGGCACTTGAAGAAAAAATTTCATTAAATCCTATTTTACAATGCTTTCAGGAGACCATCCACAGGTACGAAATTGATCTGGCATTAATTTACCAGTTTCTTGACAGTATGGAAATGGATCTTCAGAAAATAGATTATAACTCAGATTTATACAAACAGTATATTCTAGGCTCAGCTGAAGTGGTGGGTTTAATGTGTCTGCATATTTTCGTTGACGGAAATAAAGAGCAATATGAAATTCTGAAACCTTCTGCGATGAAATTGGGTTCAGCTTTTCAGAAAGTCAATTTTTTGAGAGATTTGAAAGATGATTATCAGATTTTGGGACGCACTTATTTTCCGAATGTTGACATTACTTATTTTGATAATTCTGTAAAAGAACATATAGAAAATGATATTCAACAGGAGTTTAAGGAGGCTTTGGAAGGCATTAAGAATCTTCCGAATGCAGCAAGATTTGGGGTTTATCTGGCATACAGATATTACATTTCTTTATTTCGGAAAATCAAAAGAACTCCTGCCAAAAAAATTATCAATCAGAGAATCAGAATTTCAAACGGAAGAAAGTTTTCATTGATGATGAGCAGTTACGTTCAGTATAAAATTTCTTATTTATAGAATAAAATTTACTTTAAAATTATAAAATGGTACACCAGCTCAAAAGAGAACAACAATTAAATTGCGATATAGAAACTGCATGGAAATTCTTTTCATCTGCAAACAATCTTTCTAAAATTACTCCAAAAGACATGAACTTCATTGTGCGTACTCAACTGGAAGATGACGAGATTTACAAAGGAATGATCATTGATTATTATGTTTCACCTATGTTGGGAATTAAGATGGATTGGCAGACAGAGATTACCCAGGTCAATCATCACCAAAACTTTACAGATTTTCAAAAAAAAGGTCCCTATAAATTATGGAATCATTTTCATGAATTTATACCCAATGAAAAAGGCGTTTTGATAAAAGATACAGTAGATTACGAACTTCCGATGGGATTTTTAGGAGAAATCGCGCATAAGATTTTTGTCAAAAGCAAGCTCGAGCATATTTTCAGTTACCGCTATAATATTTTGGAAGAAATGTTTAATTCTAAAAAGCATCAATAATGAATTTTTTAATCGTTTTTTTTACATTTTTTATTATGGAAGGTATGACCTGGATGATACATAAATATATTATGCATGGCTTTTTATGGACACTCCATCGCGATCATCATGATCATAGCAATGAGGGGCATATGGAAAGAAATGACTATTTCTTCGCTATTTTTGCGGTTCCTACAATTGCAATGATGTATTACGGAACGGTGAATAATTTTAATGCTTACTTTTATATTTCTATCGGGATTACATTGTACGGAATGGCATACTTTTTTGTACACGATATATTCATTCATCAACGTTTCAAACTTTTAAGAGATACACAGAATCCTTATTTATTGGCAATAAGAAGAGCTCACAAGCAACATCATAAGCACACAGGGAAAGAAAGTGGCGAATGTTTCGGGTTTCTATGGGTTCCGGTAAAATATTTTAAAATGTATTTCAACAAAAACAAAAAATAGAATCATGTGGCAATACACCTATCTGGCGATCAACTTTTTCACCGTGATTATTTGTTTTTTATTTTCATTTCATCCGAAAATACAGTTTCATAAACATTTTAAAGCATTTATTCTGGCTTCTTTATTAGTTGCCTTTTTTTTTATTGTATGGGATGTCTGGTTTACAAAAAATGGAGTTTGGTGGTTTAATGACAAATATTTGATTGGCAGCCGGCTCTTTGGGCTCCCGATTGAAGAACTGATGTTTTTTATCTGCATTCCATTTTCATGTGTATTTACTTATTTTTGCTTAGATAAATTTTTTAAACTTAATTGGAAAGGGCAGACTGAAAGAATATTTGTCATCGCTTTAATCACAGTTTTATTATGCTTATCCTTCTATTTTGAGCACAAGATATATCCATTTGTAACTTTTCTCACAACCGCTACCAGTCTTTTTGTTCTTTATTTTATTCTAAAAGTCAGATGGATAGGCAAAGCGTCTTTGATATATCTCATTTTGATGCCGGGATTTCTGACGGTGAATGGAATTCTTACCGGAACGGGGCTTGATTCTCCTATCGTGAATTACAATCCTGCGAAAATCATTGGGTTAAGAATTTTCACCATTCCTGTGGAAGATACAATTTATGGATATGAGATGATTCTCTGGAATCTTTTTTTCTTTAAAAAATTCACCACAAATGAAAAAATCAAAATATAATTTGAAATTCTCATAATCACATACCACATGAACAATGCAGGGCATAATATTTGCAAGAGTTTCACTAACTCACTTATACCACAAATATTATGAACGTTACAGATTTAAAAATTAAAAATCTGGTAGATTATAGAGGCCAGATTTTCACAATTACAGAAATTTTTCAAAATGATAAAAATGATTATTCTGTAAAAATTGAAAATGAATATCAGAGCCTTGCTGTACCTGCAGATGTTATTCAACCTATTACTATTAACGAATACTGGCTGGAAAAATTCGGATTCTTAAGAACATATAGTTCTGATCATAGAATACGAT includes the following:
- a CDS encoding phytoene/squalene synthase family protein, producing the protein MKKLFDDLSYKISKQTTKQYSTSFSLGILALSPKIRNSIYAIYGYVRLADEIVDSFHDFDRSTLLSRFREQTNQALEEKISLNPILQCFQETIHRYEIDLALIYQFLDSMEMDLQKIDYNSDLYKQYILGSAEVVGLMCLHIFVDGNKEQYEILKPSAMKLGSAFQKVNFLRDLKDDYQILGRTYFPNVDITYFDNSVKEHIENDIQQEFKEALEGIKNLPNAARFGVYLAYRYYISLFRKIKRTPAKKIINQRIRISNGRKFSLMMSSYVQYKISYL
- a CDS encoding SRPBCC family protein translates to MVHQLKREQQLNCDIETAWKFFSSANNLSKITPKDMNFIVRTQLEDDEIYKGMIIDYYVSPMLGIKMDWQTEITQVNHHQNFTDFQKKGPYKLWNHFHEFIPNEKGVLIKDTVDYELPMGFLGEIAHKIFVKSKLEHIFSYRYNILEEMFNSKKHQ
- a CDS encoding sterol desaturase family protein yields the protein MNFLIVFFTFFIMEGMTWMIHKYIMHGFLWTLHRDHHDHSNEGHMERNDYFFAIFAVPTIAMMYYGTVNNFNAYFYISIGITLYGMAYFFVHDIFIHQRFKLLRDTQNPYLLAIRRAHKQHHKHTGKESGECFGFLWVPVKYFKMYFNKNKK
- a CDS encoding lycopene cyclase domain-containing protein — protein: MWQYTYLAINFFTVIICFLFSFHPKIQFHKHFKAFILASLLVAFFFIVWDVWFTKNGVWWFNDKYLIGSRLFGLPIEELMFFICIPFSCVFTYFCLDKFFKLNWKGQTERIFVIALITVLLCLSFYFEHKIYPFVTFLTTATSLFVLYFILKVRWIGKASLIYLILMPGFLTVNGILTGTGLDSPIVNYNPAKIIGLRIFTIPVEDTIYGYEMILWNLFFFKKFTTNEKIKI